A section of the Pediococcus inopinatus genome encodes:
- a CDS encoding DUF6056 family protein, with amino-acid sequence MGVHFIIGFGIIIFFVYILFKQLNDYTGYSADDYLYHFFFQGEWPTQHLRGIHNPLDLIQSIQNHTRLNNGRFVAHTGVQLFMQFPKSVYNIANSVVYVLVGLLINIHVFGRLKKLRVSYLALTFALMWICLPDFGTSILWLSGGFNYLWVALIYLGFLLPYRFNYHAKHPRLMFIGMLILGFLAGGTNENTAPLTLFVAFVFTIFDWKNSQLGWKWAGGLSGAVSFIVLVISGMNQVAVRGDQFDIASLIRGTLKYSGTLLLVLILLASYLYIQHHAYGRDFKWHEQRSYFAGVIYAVGGFLGIVALVVSPQILSRVFFCPNVYFIIALLSLLYDHAKLRQNYWLPRILPVIATIIIAFISIPIYDNAVKTNYQSFTYWKAGDTIARTDYKHNIMHAKVPGMPPVTDDHNMYLSSTYVSPGKPNKQCFNVWMARYYGLKSVTIDNTLSPAKVPINRKSITWRTYQWLNHFHSQVLKTFQSKSVHAATTMKTAYLRYVDESGKQVGTEPISGNVGSTFNISQASVGGYTTVTNNPQSYTFTNAANQSITIHVKKTPKQTSAKLVYRIKKTNKIVGTEPISGKVGQAFDLSNASTTGYTTTKEAPDSYTFTNQANADVNMWVRPSLQGVTINYLQGHKQIKQVFVQVKTGDTFKIAAPLGYRLQKNQARTLTMPAAGLGILKIQVHKRSFWQRIILNPVSRWLIIGGIIFVVWDSFIAWRQSKHD; translated from the coding sequence GTTTTGGCATAATTATATTTTTTGTCTACATTTTATTTAAACAATTAAACGATTATACCGGCTATTCGGCCGATGATTATCTTTACCACTTTTTCTTTCAAGGGGAGTGGCCAACGCAACATTTACGTGGCATTCATAATCCACTAGATTTAATCCAGTCTATTCAAAATCACACCCGCCTCAATAATGGCCGTTTTGTTGCTCATACAGGCGTGCAGTTATTTATGCAGTTTCCAAAATCAGTCTATAACATTGCCAATAGCGTCGTTTACGTTTTAGTAGGTCTATTGATCAATATTCATGTTTTTGGACGACTTAAAAAGCTTCGGGTCAGCTACCTAGCTTTGACTTTTGCCTTGATGTGGATTTGCTTACCTGACTTTGGCACTTCAATTTTATGGCTATCTGGTGGTTTTAACTATCTTTGGGTAGCACTAATTTACCTAGGTTTCTTACTACCCTACCGCTTTAACTACCATGCCAAGCATCCCCGTTTAATGTTTATTGGGATGCTGATCCTTGGCTTTTTGGCCGGTGGTACAAACGAAAACACAGCTCCCCTAACCCTATTCGTCGCCTTTGTTTTTACTATTTTTGATTGGAAAAATAGTCAGCTCGGCTGGAAATGGGCTGGCGGCCTTTCTGGTGCAGTCAGTTTTATTGTCTTAGTTATTTCTGGCATGAACCAAGTGGCCGTTCGTGGTGATCAATTCGACATCGCTAGCTTAATTAGGGGCACACTTAAATATTCAGGGACATTACTTTTAGTTTTAATTTTATTAGCCAGTTATTTATACATCCAGCACCATGCTTACGGGCGTGATTTTAAATGGCACGAACAACGTAGCTATTTTGCCGGTGTAATTTATGCGGTTGGTGGATTTTTAGGGATTGTAGCTTTAGTTGTTTCCCCACAAATTCTTAGTCGTGTATTTTTTTGCCCCAATGTTTACTTTATCATCGCCCTTTTAAGTCTTCTTTACGATCATGCTAAACTCAGACAAAATTATTGGTTACCGCGTATACTGCCAGTTATTGCGACAATAATCATTGCCTTTATTAGCATTCCCATTTATGACAATGCCGTGAAAACTAATTACCAATCCTTTACTTATTGGAAAGCCGGCGACACCATTGCCCGAACTGATTACAAGCATAATATCATGCACGCAAAGGTCCCAGGCATGCCACCTGTCACTGATGATCATAATATGTATCTTTCTTCAACCTATGTTAGTCCTGGCAAGCCTAATAAGCAGTGTTTTAACGTTTGGATGGCGCGCTATTACGGCCTTAAATCGGTCACTATCGATAATACGTTATCACCTGCCAAGGTGCCAATCAATCGAAAGAGCATTACTTGGCGAACCTACCAATGGTTAAACCATTTCCACAGCCAAGTCTTAAAAACTTTTCAATCAAAATCCGTTCACGCTGCGACCACTATGAAAACAGCTTATCTACGTTATGTTGACGAATCAGGCAAGCAGGTCGGAACTGAACCAATTAGTGGTAATGTCGGTAGCACGTTTAATATCAGTCAGGCTTCCGTTGGAGGCTACACAACAGTTACTAATAATCCGCAAAGCTATACTTTTACAAACGCCGCAAATCAATCTATCACAATTCATGTAAAAAAGACGCCCAAACAAACTAGCGCCAAATTAGTTTATCGCATTAAAAAAACGAATAAAATTGTTGGCACAGAACCAATTAGCGGAAAAGTGGGACAGGCTTTCGATCTCAGTAATGCTTCGACTACTGGGTATACAACTACAAAAGAGGCTCCTGATTCCTACACATTTACTAATCAGGCCAACGCCGACGTCAATATGTGGGTACGACCGAGTTTACAAGGCGTCACAATTAATTATTTACAAGGTCACAAACAAATTAAGCAGGTCTTTGTTCAAGTCAAAACCGGTGACACATTTAAAATTGCTGCTCCGTTAGGTTATCGATTACAAAAGAATCAGGCGAGAACTTTAACAATGCCAGCCGCGGGGTTGGGGATCTTAAAAATTCAAGTTCACAAACGATCGTTTTGGCAGCGTATCATTTTAAATCCGGTATCACGTTGGTTAATTATTGGTGGAATTATTTTTGTTGTTTGGGATTCGTTTATTGCCTGGCGACAAAGTAAACACGATTAA